The Streptomyces kanamyceticus genome window below encodes:
- a CDS encoding serine hydroxymethyltransferase, which yields MTLPSSARPSSGPIHPALTATDPELAALVGAEEQLQADTLRLIPSENYVSVAVLEASGTVLQNKYSEGYPGRRYYEGQQNIDLVERLAIARAKAVFGVEHANVQPYSGSPANLAVYLAFAEPGDAVMGMALPMGGHLTHGWGVSATGRWFRGVQYGVRQDTGLVDLDEVRDLALKERPKLIFCGGTALPRTIDFAAFAEIAREAGSVLVADIAHIAGLIAGGAHPSPVPHADVISTTTHKTLRGPRGAMLMSREEHAKAIDKAVFPGLQGGPHNQTTAAIAVALHEASQPSFRDYAHAVVANAKALAEALLARGFDLVSGGTDNHLILMDLTPKDVPGKVAAKALDRAGIVVNYNTVPFDPRKPFDPSGVRIGTPSLTSRGLGPEHMPTVADWIDRSVTAADAGDEDALTKIRREVADLMAAYPAPGLPTA from the coding sequence ATGACTCTCCCTTCTTCCGCCCGGCCCAGCTCTGGACCGATCCATCCCGCGCTGACGGCCACCGACCCCGAACTGGCCGCCCTGGTCGGGGCCGAGGAGCAGCTGCAAGCCGACACTCTGCGGCTGATCCCCAGCGAGAACTACGTATCCGTCGCGGTCCTCGAGGCCTCGGGCACCGTCCTGCAGAACAAGTACAGCGAGGGCTACCCGGGCCGCCGCTACTACGAGGGCCAGCAGAACATCGACCTCGTCGAGCGCCTGGCCATCGCCCGCGCCAAGGCCGTCTTCGGCGTCGAGCACGCCAACGTCCAGCCCTACTCCGGCTCCCCGGCCAACCTCGCCGTCTACCTCGCCTTCGCCGAGCCCGGCGACGCCGTGATGGGCATGGCCCTGCCGATGGGCGGCCACCTCACCCACGGCTGGGGCGTCTCCGCCACCGGCAGGTGGTTCCGCGGCGTGCAGTACGGCGTGCGCCAGGACACCGGTCTCGTCGACCTCGACGAGGTCCGCGACCTCGCCCTCAAGGAACGCCCCAAGCTGATCTTCTGCGGTGGCACCGCCCTCCCTCGCACCATCGACTTCGCGGCCTTCGCCGAGATCGCCCGCGAGGCCGGTTCGGTCCTGGTCGCCGACATCGCGCACATCGCCGGACTCATCGCGGGCGGCGCCCACCCCTCACCGGTGCCGCACGCCGACGTGATCTCCACGACCACCCACAAGACCCTGCGCGGCCCGCGCGGCGCGATGCTCATGTCCCGCGAGGAGCACGCCAAGGCCATCGACAAGGCGGTCTTCCCCGGTCTGCAGGGCGGCCCGCACAACCAGACCACCGCGGCCATCGCGGTCGCCCTGCACGAGGCGTCCCAGCCCTCCTTCCGTGACTACGCCCACGCCGTCGTCGCCAACGCCAAGGCCCTCGCCGAGGCCCTGCTGGCCCGCGGCTTCGACCTGGTCTCCGGCGGCACCGACAACCACCTGATCCTGATGGACCTCACCCCCAAGGACGTCCCGGGCAAGGTCGCCGCCAAGGCCCTGGACCGGGCCGGGATCGTCGTGAACTACAACACGGTGCCATTCGACCCGAGGAAACCCTTCGATCCCTCGGGCGTCCGCATCGGCACCCCCTCCCTCACCTCGCGCGGACTGGGCCCGGAGCACATGCCGACCGTCGCCGACTGGATCGACCGCTCGGTCACCGCCGCGGACGCCGGGGACGAGGACGCCCTGACGAAGATCAGGCGCGAGGTCGCCGACCTGATGGCCGCGTACCCGGCGCCGGGCCTGCCGACCGCCTGA
- the rocD gene encoding ornithine--oxo-acid transaminase, protein MSTTPAAFASSPSSSATEELIASAESHSAHNYHPLPIVVASAEGAWMTDVEGRRYLDMLAGYSALNFGHGNRRLIEAAKAQLDRVTLTSRAFHHDRFAEFCTRLAELCGKEMVLPMNTGAEAVETAVKTARKWGYRVKGVPDGQAKIVVATDNFHGRTTTIVSFSTDEEARADFGPYTPGFEIVPYGDLGALRAAITDNTVAVLLEPIQGEAGVLVPPPGYLAGVRELTRERGVLFMADEIQSGLGRTGRTFACEHEGVVPDVYVLGKALGGGVVPVSAVVADADVLGVFKPGEHGSTFGGNPLACAVALEVIDLLSTGEFQQRATELGEHLHAELGLLTGTGKVTEVRGRGLWAGVDIAPSYGTGREVSEKLMERGVLVKDTHGATIRIAPPLVISKEDLDWGLDQLREVLS, encoded by the coding sequence GTGTCGACCACGCCAGCTGCTTTTGCGTCATCGCCGTCGTCATCGGCCACCGAGGAGTTGATCGCCTCGGCCGAGTCGCACAGCGCGCACAACTACCACCCGCTGCCCATCGTGGTCGCGTCGGCCGAAGGGGCCTGGATGACCGATGTCGAGGGACGCCGCTACCTCGACATGCTCGCCGGGTACTCGGCACTCAACTTCGGCCACGGCAACCGCCGTCTGATCGAAGCGGCCAAGGCACAACTGGATCGAGTGACGCTCACCTCGCGCGCCTTCCACCACGACCGGTTCGCGGAGTTCTGTACGCGCCTTGCCGAGCTCTGCGGCAAGGAGATGGTGCTTCCGATGAACACCGGCGCGGAGGCGGTGGAGACCGCCGTGAAGACCGCGCGGAAGTGGGGGTACCGCGTCAAGGGCGTGCCGGACGGGCAGGCGAAGATCGTCGTCGCGACCGACAACTTCCACGGCCGGACCACGACCATCGTCAGCTTCTCCACCGACGAGGAGGCGCGGGCGGACTTCGGTCCCTACACGCCGGGGTTCGAGATCGTGCCGTACGGCGACCTGGGGGCGTTGCGGGCCGCGATCACCGACAACACCGTGGCGGTGCTCCTCGAGCCGATCCAGGGCGAGGCCGGGGTGCTGGTACCGCCGCCCGGATATCTGGCGGGCGTGCGGGAGTTGACCCGCGAGCGCGGGGTGCTGTTCATGGCGGACGAGATCCAGTCGGGGCTCGGCAGGACGGGACGGACGTTCGCGTGCGAGCACGAGGGCGTCGTGCCGGACGTGTACGTGCTCGGCAAGGCGCTCGGGGGCGGGGTCGTGCCGGTGTCCGCGGTGGTCGCCGACGCGGATGTGCTCGGGGTGTTCAAGCCGGGCGAGCACGGGTCGACGTTCGGCGGCAATCCGCTCGCCTGCGCGGTGGCGCTCGAGGTCATCGACCTGCTGTCGACGGGCGAGTTCCAGCAGCGGGCGACGGAACTCGGCGAGCATCTGCACGCGGAACTGGGACTGCTCACCGGCACGGGCAAGGTGACGGAGGTGCGCGGGCGCGGGCTGTGGGCGGGCGTCGACATCGCCCCGTCGTACGGCACGGGCAGGGAGGTCTCGGAGAAGTTGATGGAGCGCGGGGTGCTGGTGAAGGACACGCATGGGGCGACGATCCGGATCGCTCCCCCGTTGGTGATCAGCAAGGAGGACCTGGACTGGGGGCTCGACCAGCTGCGGGAGGTACTGAGCTAG
- a CDS encoding AfsR/SARP family transcriptional regulator has product MRFEVLGPLVVRTRDGAAAPAPEPKVRALLAALLVRAGRPVPVDTLVDDLWGDRLPSSPANSLQTKVSQLRRTLEAAEPGGRGLVAHGPAGYELRIAREDVDADRFASLTSRAYDAGADPRTKVSLLTDALALWRGPAYADFRDADFVRETVSRLDEQRLTAQETLAELRLGLGEHALLADELAPLVAREPLRERLRGTYLRALYRSGRPAEALDSYRDLRLRLADELGIGPGPELAALHEAMLRQDADLSTPAPAAPAAPAVDRPPVNLPAQVTGLIGREQAVKRVRELITSGRLVTLTGPGGVGKTRLALESAAGLAEDFPDGIHLAELAGIRGEVTSTVAAALGIRDDAPADPPEPGVTSSVLVTEAGRLGQPGRLGRLGRALVGRRLLLVLDNCEHVLGPAADLAAELLCHAPHLRILATSQEPLALSGEILEAVAPLDEEEALRLFATRAAAAAPGFVLDDGNRAAAALICRRLDGIPLAVELAATRVRTLGVHALADRLHDRFRLLNQVRRDAPARQRTLRAMIDWSWELLTPPERRALRQLAVFNGGFTLESAEEVLSPPGDPAEPGVGAMEDETFDALDVLDLITRLVDRSLLAPATVGTPANTSDKYTSDIYTSDICASDICASDVCASDIYMSDTYTSDTYASDTYASDMSDAPETRYRMLESVTAYSLERLDEAAETATLRRRHAHHFAALAERGAAALRGPEQRSWLRRLDREAVNLRAALEWSAADADATTALRLVNALTWYWFLRGRLREAMHSLNLALNLPEPEPEPEPQPQAPDLRSARTAAASAHAAFALLTGEESCAHGLSCEREAATPADARSRWLLAFARCGFDHTPSEDARVDALLAEFRAAGDRWGEAATLSTRATRALYRGDLVALRDNAVRSAALFARLGDRWGQLQSSEQLGVLAEIAADYDEAARLQRDGVRGAAELELWTDLSFRLSRLGRLALLTGDDPAATDHHQRAARLAAQQSHRPAQQFAETGLAIGARHRGDLDTAEELLLPWLDFNRRFGVDSGTALVLAQLGYVAEQRGDAPRAERLHRDGLSVARTTGDERAVALALEGLAGARSLADDPVHAAELLGTAAALRESVGAPLPPAERKDIDRALRRIRPALDDPRQWS; this is encoded by the coding sequence ATGCGATTCGAGGTGCTTGGCCCGCTGGTGGTGCGCACGCGGGACGGGGCGGCCGCACCCGCTCCCGAGCCGAAGGTGCGCGCGCTGCTCGCCGCGCTCCTCGTGCGGGCGGGCCGCCCGGTCCCGGTGGACACGCTCGTCGACGACCTCTGGGGCGACCGGCTTCCGTCGTCGCCCGCCAACTCCCTCCAGACGAAGGTCTCCCAGCTGCGCCGGACCCTGGAGGCGGCCGAGCCGGGCGGCCGCGGCCTCGTCGCACACGGTCCTGCCGGATACGAGCTGCGCATCGCGCGCGAGGACGTGGACGCCGACCGGTTCGCGTCGCTGACCTCGCGTGCGTACGACGCGGGCGCCGATCCCCGTACGAAAGTGTCACTCCTGACCGACGCCCTGGCGCTGTGGCGCGGGCCCGCGTACGCCGATTTCCGCGACGCCGACTTCGTACGCGAGACGGTCTCGCGCCTCGACGAGCAGCGGCTCACCGCGCAGGAGACCCTGGCCGAACTCCGCCTCGGCCTCGGCGAACACGCGCTCCTCGCCGATGAGCTGGCGCCCCTTGTCGCACGCGAACCCCTCCGCGAACGGCTGCGCGGCACCTACCTGCGCGCCCTGTACCGGTCGGGCCGCCCGGCCGAGGCCCTGGACTCCTACCGCGACCTGCGCCTGCGCCTCGCCGACGAACTCGGCATCGGCCCGGGCCCCGAACTCGCCGCCCTGCACGAGGCGATGCTCCGCCAGGACGCGGACCTCTCGACACCGGCGCCTGCGGCTCCCGCGGCGCCCGCCGTGGATCGGCCGCCTGTGAACCTGCCCGCGCAGGTCACCGGCCTCATCGGCCGTGAACAGGCGGTCAAGCGCGTACGCGAACTGATCACATCCGGACGCCTGGTCACCCTCACCGGGCCCGGTGGCGTCGGCAAGACCCGCCTCGCCCTGGAGTCGGCGGCGGGTCTGGCGGAGGACTTTCCCGACGGCATCCACCTGGCCGAACTCGCGGGCATCCGGGGCGAGGTGACCTCCACGGTCGCGGCGGCCCTCGGCATCCGCGACGACGCCCCGGCGGACCCGCCGGAGCCGGGAGTGACCTCCTCCGTCCTGGTGACTGAGGCCGGACGGCTGGGGCAACCCGGGCGGCTCGGGAGGCTTGGGCGGGCGCTCGTGGGCCGTCGGCTCCTGCTGGTCCTCGACAACTGCGAACACGTCCTCGGCCCCGCAGCCGACCTGGCCGCCGAACTCCTGTGCCACGCGCCGCACCTGCGCATCCTCGCCACCAGCCAGGAGCCGCTCGCCCTGTCGGGCGAGATCCTTGAGGCGGTCGCGCCGCTCGACGAGGAAGAGGCGCTGCGGCTCTTCGCCACCCGCGCGGCGGCCGCAGCGCCCGGCTTCGTCCTCGACGACGGCAACCGCGCTGCCGCCGCCCTCATCTGCCGCCGCCTCGACGGCATCCCGCTCGCCGTGGAACTCGCCGCCACCCGCGTACGCACCCTCGGCGTACACGCCCTCGCCGACCGCCTGCACGACCGCTTCCGCCTCCTGAACCAGGTCCGCCGCGACGCCCCGGCCCGCCAGCGCACCCTGCGCGCCATGATCGACTGGAGCTGGGAGCTCCTCACACCCCCAGAACGCCGGGCCCTGCGTCAACTCGCCGTATTCAACGGCGGTTTCACCCTGGAGAGCGCGGAGGAGGTGCTGTCACCTCCGGGGGATCCGGCCGAGCCGGGGGTGGGGGCCATGGAGGACGAGACCTTCGACGCCCTCGACGTCCTCGACCTGATCACCCGCCTGGTGGACCGCTCCCTCCTCGCCCCGGCGACGGTCGGCACCCCTGCGAACACGTCAGACAAGTACACGTCCGACATCTACACGTCCGACATCTGCGCATCCGACATCTGCGCATCCGACGTCTGCGCATCAGACATCTACATGTCAGACACGTACACATCAGACACGTACGCATCAGACACGTACGCATCAGACATGTCGGACGCCCCCGAGACCCGCTACCGCATGCTCGAATCCGTCACCGCGTACAGCCTCGAACGCCTCGACGAGGCCGCCGAGACCGCCACTCTGCGCCGCCGTCACGCCCACCACTTCGCCGCCCTCGCCGAACGCGGCGCCGCCGCCCTGCGCGGCCCCGAACAACGGAGCTGGCTGCGGCGGCTCGACCGCGAAGCGGTGAACCTGCGCGCCGCGCTGGAGTGGTCGGCCGCAGACGCCGACGCCACCACGGCCCTGCGCCTGGTCAACGCCCTGACCTGGTACTGGTTCCTCCGCGGCCGCCTCCGCGAAGCCATGCACTCCTTGAACCTGGCCCTGAACCTCCCCGAGCCCGAGCCCGAGCCCGAGCCCCAGCCCCAAGCCCCGGACCTCCGCTCGGCCCGTACCGCCGCCGCCTCCGCCCATGCCGCCTTCGCCCTGCTGACCGGCGAGGAGAGCTGTGCGCACGGGCTCTCCTGCGAGCGTGAGGCCGCCACCCCCGCCGATGCCCGTTCCCGCTGGCTGCTCGCCTTCGCGCGGTGCGGGTTCGACCACACGCCGAGCGAGGACGCCCGGGTCGACGCGCTGCTCGCCGAGTTCAGGGCCGCGGGCGACCGCTGGGGTGAGGCCGCAACTCTGTCCACCCGGGCCACCCGCGCCCTCTACCGCGGTGACCTGGTGGCCCTGCGCGACAACGCCGTCCGCAGCGCCGCCCTCTTCGCCCGGCTCGGCGACCGCTGGGGCCAGTTGCAGTCGTCCGAACAGCTCGGGGTGCTCGCCGAGATCGCCGCCGACTACGACGAAGCGGCCCGCCTCCAGCGCGACGGCGTGCGCGGCGCCGCAGAACTCGAACTCTGGACCGACCTTTCCTTCCGCCTCTCCCGCCTCGGCAGACTCGCGCTCCTCACCGGCGACGACCCCGCCGCCACCGACCACCACCAGCGCGCCGCCCGCCTCGCCGCCCAGCAGTCGCACCGCCCCGCCCAGCAGTTCGCCGAGACGGGCCTCGCCATCGGCGCCCGCCACCGCGGCGACCTGGACACCGCGGAGGAACTCCTGCTGCCCTGGCTGGACTTCAACCGCCGCTTCGGCGTCGACTCCGGCACGGCCCTGGTCCTGGCCCAGCTCGGCTACGTGGCCGAACAGCGCGGCGACGCCCCGCGCGCGGAGCGACTCCACCGCGACGGCCTGTCCGTGGCCCGCACCACCGGCGACGAACGCGCCGTGGCCCTCGCCCTGGAAGGCCTCGCGGGCGCCCGCTCCCTGGCCGACGACCCCGTCCACGCCGCCGAACTCCTCGGCACCGCGGCCGCCCTCCGCGAGTCAGTGGGCGCGCCGCTGCCACCCGCCGAACGCAAGGACATCGACCGCGCCCTCCGCCGCATCCGCCCGGCCCTGGACGACCCCCGTCAGTGGTCGTAG
- a CDS encoding NADP-dependent oxidoreductase has product MTLSREIRLAARPTGEPTPADFELATTQVPGEGELAEGQILVRNTWMSVDPYMRGRMDDVPSYIPPFRLGAPLEGSALGEVVASHAPGVPVGATVTHFLGWREYAVLDAAAATVVDTSIAPADAYLGPLGTTGLTAYAALTRTAPVREGDVVFISAAAGAVGSVAGQIARELGASRVIGSAGGPAKTKKLLDSFGYDAAIDYRAGGLPEQLAQAAPDGVDVYLDSVGGDHLEAAIGAIRPGGRIALVGAISTYNATEPPPGPNNLFHAAKQEATLRGMLVTSHLDLFPEWIGRAAPLLADGSLRTERTVVDGIERAPEAFLGVLRGANTGKMLVRIGAVTGSHAVTGAHAVTGSHEG; this is encoded by the coding sequence ATGACCCTCTCCCGCGAAATCCGCCTCGCCGCCCGCCCCACCGGCGAACCCACCCCCGCCGACTTCGAGTTGGCCACCACCCAGGTCCCGGGTGAGGGCGAGCTCGCCGAGGGGCAGATCCTCGTACGCAACACCTGGATGTCGGTCGACCCGTACATGCGCGGTCGCATGGACGACGTGCCGTCCTACATCCCGCCGTTCCGGCTGGGCGCGCCGCTGGAGGGCAGCGCGCTCGGCGAGGTCGTCGCGTCCCACGCCCCCGGAGTGCCGGTCGGCGCGACCGTCACGCACTTCCTGGGCTGGCGGGAGTACGCCGTGCTCGACGCCGCCGCCGCGACGGTCGTCGACACCTCGATCGCCCCGGCCGACGCCTACCTCGGCCCGCTCGGCACGACGGGCCTGACCGCGTACGCCGCGCTGACCCGCACCGCGCCGGTGCGCGAGGGCGACGTCGTCTTCATCTCGGCCGCGGCCGGTGCGGTCGGCAGCGTCGCGGGCCAGATCGCCCGGGAACTCGGGGCGTCGCGGGTGATCGGCTCGGCGGGCGGGCCCGCGAAGACGAAGAAGCTCCTCGACTCCTTCGGGTACGACGCGGCCATCGACTACCGCGCGGGCGGCCTGCCCGAGCAGCTCGCCCAGGCCGCGCCCGACGGCGTGGACGTCTACCTCGACTCGGTCGGCGGCGACCACCTGGAGGCCGCGATCGGCGCGATCCGTCCCGGTGGCCGCATCGCGCTGGTCGGCGCCATCAGCACCTACAACGCGACCGAGCCGCCGCCCGGACCGAACAACCTCTTCCACGCCGCCAAGCAGGAGGCGACGCTGCGCGGCATGCTCGTCACCAGCCACCTGGACCTGTTCCCGGAGTGGATCGGCCGGGCGGCGCCGCTGCTCGCCGACGGCAGTCTGCGCACCGAGCGGACCGTCGTCGACGGCATCGAGCGGGCACCGGAGGCGTTCCTCGGGGTGCTGCGCGGGGCGAACACCGGCAAGATGCTGGTCCGCATCGGCGCCGTCACAGGGTCACATGCCGTCACAGGGGCACACGCCGTCACAGGATCACATGAGGGATGA
- a CDS encoding glutathionylspermidine synthase family protein produces MERRVIDPRPGWQQTVEDQGLIYPLTRYPDDSLRPYWDESAYYVFSLPEVEALEEVVEELHAMCLAAAGHIVEHDRFGDLGITDPRVIEAVAEAWRRKAELPSLYGRFDLRYDGTGPAKMLEYNADTPTSLVEAASPQWFWMEERFPGADQWNSLHERLVDAWKKQAPLLPPGGPLYFAHSAADELGEDLMTVAYLRETAEQAGLAAESISMEDIGWDRLSGRFVDKKLRFMRSCFKLYPWEWLTTDRFAPHVLETLDNGGGTGSTLWIEPAWKMLLSNKALLAVLWELYPGHPNLLPAYLDGPRELATTRGYVAKPLLGREGAGVTVHEPGAAPVLREEPCCYQELAPLPDFDGNRVVLGAWVVEDEAAGLGIRESAGLITDEYARFIPHVIL; encoded by the coding sequence ATGGAACGCCGCGTCATCGACCCCCGTCCCGGCTGGCAGCAGACCGTCGAGGACCAGGGGCTCATCTACCCGCTCACCCGCTACCCCGACGACTCGCTGCGCCCCTACTGGGACGAGAGCGCGTACTACGTCTTCTCGCTCCCCGAGGTCGAGGCGCTGGAGGAGGTCGTCGAGGAACTGCACGCGATGTGCCTCGCGGCGGCGGGCCACATCGTCGAGCACGACCGCTTCGGCGACCTCGGCATCACGGACCCCAGGGTGATCGAAGCCGTCGCCGAGGCGTGGCGGCGCAAGGCCGAACTCCCTTCTCTGTACGGTCGGTTCGACCTGCGCTACGACGGCACGGGCCCGGCCAAGATGCTGGAGTACAACGCCGACACGCCCACGTCCCTGGTCGAGGCGGCGAGCCCCCAGTGGTTCTGGATGGAGGAGCGCTTCCCCGGCGCCGACCAGTGGAACTCCCTCCACGAACGCCTGGTCGACGCCTGGAAGAAGCAGGCCCCGCTCCTGCCGCCCGGCGGCCCCCTGTACTTCGCGCACTCCGCCGCCGACGAACTCGGCGAGGACCTGATGACGGTCGCGTACCTGCGCGAGACCGCCGAACAGGCGGGTCTCGCCGCCGAGTCCATCTCCATGGAGGACATCGGCTGGGACCGGCTCTCGGGCCGCTTCGTCGACAAGAAGCTCCGGTTCATGCGGAGTTGCTTCAAGCTCTACCCGTGGGAGTGGCTGACCACGGACCGCTTCGCGCCGCACGTCCTGGAGACCCTGGACAACGGCGGCGGCACCGGCTCGACGCTGTGGATCGAACCCGCCTGGAAGATGCTGCTCTCCAACAAGGCGCTGCTCGCCGTGTTGTGGGAGCTGTATCCGGGGCATCCGAACCTGCTGCCCGCGTATCTGGACGGGCCGCGCGAGCTGGCCACCACTCGGGGGTACGTGGCGAAGCCGCTGCTCGGCAGGGAAGGCGCCGGAGTGACGGTGCACGAGCCGGGCGCCGCGCCGGTCCTCCGTGAAGAGCCTTGTTGCTACCAGGAGTTGGCTCCGTTGCCCGACTTCGACGGCAACCGCGTCGTCCTCGGCGCGTGGGTCGTCGAGGACGAGGCGGCCGGACTCGGCATCAGGGAGTCGGCGGGGCTGATCACGGACGAGTACGCGAGGTTCATCCCTCATGTGATCCTGTGA
- a CDS encoding VOC family protein, with protein MACRISELVLGCREPEALARFWCEVLDFVVLDQEEGCVEIGARDGFGGSQPTIIFSYREEPEPGKTRLHIDVNATDRDQDAELERLLALGARPADIGQTGEEQWHVLADPEGNEFCLLKARLNPI; from the coding sequence ATGGCATGTCGTATCAGTGAGCTCGTCCTCGGTTGCCGCGAGCCCGAGGCGCTCGCGCGGTTCTGGTGCGAGGTCCTGGACTTCGTGGTGCTCGATCAGGAGGAGGGCTGCGTCGAGATCGGGGCGCGCGACGGGTTCGGCGGCTCGCAGCCGACGATCATCTTCAGCTACCGGGAAGAGCCGGAGCCCGGCAAGACCCGGCTGCACATCGACGTCAACGCCACCGACCGCGACCAGGACGCCGAACTCGAACGCCTGCTTGCCCTCGGAGCGCGCCCCGCCGACATCGGCCAGACCGGCGAGGAGCAGTGGCACGTGCTCGCCGACCCCGAGGGCAACGAGTTCTGCCTGCTCAAGGCCCGCCTCAACCCGATCTGA
- the pdxR gene encoding MocR-like pyridoxine biosynthesis transcription factor PdxR, with protein MGETWATLGVDLHLETGGDASRGGEASRDGDRSRGGVRKGLTDALREAVRGGRLAPGTRLPSSRSLAVDLGIARNTVADAYADLVAEGWLTARQGSGTRVAERVVAPPVRAATPRRKGGAPTYDLTPGTPDLSAFPRTEWLKAARRAMAAAPNDALGYGDPRGRVELREALARYLARARGVRADPDRIVVTAGFVHGLSILGRVLRQRGLPEVTVESYGLDVHWNLLHRAGLRTAPLDFDELGTCTAGLGSGGSGGSGRSGGSGRSGAGASKAVLLTPAHQFPMGVPLRPERRAAAVDWARREGGLILEDDYDGEFRYDRQPVGALQGLDPERVVYLGTASKSLAPGLRLGWMVLPSALRDEVLGEKDASGWACGALDQLTLAEFITSGAYDRQVRAARLRYRRRRDQLVAALAERAPEVRATGIAAGLHAVVELPPGTEQSVVQAANWERLAVQGLSRFRHPRAGARQTDALVVGYGTPAEHAWAGALEALCRVLP; from the coding sequence ATGGGAGAAACTTGGGCCACTCTGGGCGTCGACCTGCACCTGGAAACGGGCGGCGACGCGTCTCGCGGCGGCGAAGCGTCCCGCGACGGTGACAGGTCCCGCGGTGGCGTCCGCAAGGGCCTGACCGACGCGCTGCGCGAGGCCGTGCGCGGCGGCCGCCTGGCCCCCGGCACGCGACTGCCGTCGTCCCGCTCGCTCGCCGTCGACCTCGGCATCGCGCGCAACACCGTCGCCGACGCGTACGCCGACCTGGTCGCCGAGGGCTGGCTCACCGCGCGGCAGGGCTCGGGCACGCGCGTGGCCGAGCGGGTCGTCGCGCCGCCGGTGCGGGCCGCGACGCCGCGCAGGAAGGGCGGCGCGCCGACGTACGACCTCACCCCCGGCACCCCTGACCTGTCCGCCTTCCCGCGTACGGAGTGGCTCAAGGCGGCCCGCCGCGCGATGGCGGCCGCCCCCAACGACGCGCTCGGGTACGGCGATCCGCGCGGCCGCGTCGAACTGCGCGAGGCACTCGCCCGCTACCTCGCGAGGGCGCGCGGCGTGCGCGCCGACCCCGACCGCATCGTCGTCACCGCCGGATTCGTGCACGGCCTCTCGATCCTGGGCCGGGTGCTGCGGCAGCGCGGACTGCCCGAGGTGACCGTGGAGTCGTACGGCCTGGACGTCCACTGGAACCTGCTGCATCGCGCGGGCCTGCGCACGGCACCGCTCGACTTCGACGAACTGGGCACGTGCACGGCGGGGTTGGGGTCTGGCGGGTCCGGCGGGTCTGGCAGGTCCGGCGGGTCCGGCAGGTCTGGCGCGGGCGCCTCGAAGGCGGTGCTCCTCACCCCCGCGCACCAGTTCCCGATGGGGGTGCCGCTGCGTCCCGAGCGGCGCGCGGCGGCCGTCGACTGGGCGCGGCGCGAGGGCGGACTGATCCTGGAGGACGACTACGACGGCGAGTTCCGCTACGACCGCCAGCCCGTCGGCGCCCTTCAGGGCCTGGACCCCGAACGCGTCGTCTACCTCGGCACGGCCAGCAAGTCACTCGCCCCCGGCCTGCGCCTCGGCTGGATGGTGCTGCCGTCCGCGCTGCGCGACGAGGTCCTCGGCGAGAAGGACGCGTCGGGGTGGGCGTGCGGCGCCCTGGACCAGCTGACGCTCGCGGAGTTCATCACCTCCGGCGCGTACGACCGTCAGGTGCGCGCCGCCCGCCTGCGCTACCGGCGCCGCCGCGACCAACTGGTGGCCGCCCTCGCCGAACGGGCCCCGGAGGTGCGGGCCACCGGCATCGCGGCGGGCCTGCACGCCGTCGTCGAACTCCCGCCGGGCACCGAGCAGTCCGTCGTCCAGGCCGCCAACTGGGAACGTCTCGCGGTGCAGGGCCTGTCCCGCTTCCGGCATCCACGCGCGGGGGCGCGGCAGACGGACGCGCTGGTGGTGGGGTACGGGACACCGGCGGAGCACGCGTGGGCGGGGGCGCTGGAGGCGCTGTGCCGGGTGCTTCCCTGA
- a CDS encoding carboxymuconolactone decarboxylase family protein: MTTNENTTGTTTGATKEYVHEHSPRLDWAQHAPEVFKAMIKLDTAARKGLDPVVFELVKIRASQLNHCAFCLDMHTKDALAAGESVERIIQLSAWDESRHFYTAKEVAAIELTEAITVLTDGFVPDDVYARAAAQFEEAELTQLIAAITVINAWNRFGVTTRMVPGHYKAGDVK; encoded by the coding sequence ATGACGACGAACGAGAACACCACAGGAACCACGACAGGCGCCACCAAGGAGTACGTCCACGAGCACAGCCCCCGCCTGGACTGGGCCCAGCACGCCCCCGAGGTCTTCAAGGCCATGATCAAGCTCGACACGGCCGCCCGTAAGGGCCTCGACCCGGTGGTCTTCGAGCTCGTCAAGATCCGCGCCTCGCAGCTCAACCACTGCGCGTTCTGCCTCGACATGCACACCAAGGACGCCCTCGCGGCGGGCGAGAGCGTCGAGCGGATCATCCAGCTCAGCGCCTGGGACGAGTCGCGGCACTTCTACACCGCCAAGGAGGTCGCCGCGATCGAGCTGACCGAGGCGATCACCGTCCTCACCGACGGATTCGTCCCCGACGACGTGTACGCGAGGGCCGCCGCGCAGTTCGAGGAGGCCGAGCTCACCCAGCTCATCGCCGCGATCACGGTCATCAACGCGTGGAACCGCTTCGGCGTCACCACCCGCATGGTGCCGGGCCACTACAAGGCCGGGGACGTCAAGTGA